From the genome of Miscanthus floridulus cultivar M001 chromosome 10, ASM1932011v1, whole genome shotgun sequence, one region includes:
- the LOC136487281 gene encoding serine/arginine-rich SC35-like splicing factor SCL30: MGRYSPAYSPPRRGYGGRGRSPPPRRGYGGGRGDHGSVSLLVRNIPLRCRPEELRVPFERFGPVRDVYLPRDYHTGEPRGFGFVEFVDAYDASEAQYHMNRQMFAGREITVVLAADTRKRPEDMRRRTGPRGYSGHEGRRPYRHGRSRSRSYSRSRSPHPRGRGRSQSYSPAPKRHDDYSASPPRAKEEHPRSSKQPKENDRDKKRRSYTPDDRNDRRGTDNGHDERKRSPAGEEDEEPRRGRRRSPRPASMSPPGSRSRSRSASPAISG, from the exons ATGGGGAGGTACAGCCCCGCGTACAGCCCCCCGAGGAGAGGATACGGCGGCAGGGGAAGGAGCCCGCCTCCGAGGAGAGGATACGGCGGTGGCcgtggtgaccatggctctgtcAGCCTCCTGGTCCGCAACATTCCATTGAGATGCAG GCCTGAGGAACTCCGTGTCCCTTTCGAACGGTTCGGCCCTGTTCGGGATGTTTACCTGCCAAGAGACTATCACACTGG GGAACCAAGGGGGTTTGGATTTGTGGAGTTTGTTGATGCTTATGATGCTTCTGAGGCGCAGTACCACATGAACCGTCAGATGTTTGCTGGGCGTGAAATAACTGTTGTACTTGCTGCGGATACACGGAAAAGGCCCGAGGACATGCGTAGACGAACTGGGCCAAG AGGTTATTCTGGTCATGAAGGGCGTCGTCCTTATCGCCATG GACGGTCTCGTTCTCGTTCATACTCGCGTTCCCGCTCACCACACCCCCGTGGCCGTGGTAGATCACA GTCATACTCCCCTGCCCCAAAAAGGCATGATGACTACTCTGCTTCCCCACCAAGGGCAAAGGAAGAGCACCCAAGGTCATCAAAACAGCCTAAAGAAAATGACAGGGATAAGAAGAGGAGATCCTATACTCCTGATGACAGAAATGATCGCCGTGGTACAGACAACGGTCATGATGA GAGGAAGAGGTCCCCAGCAGGCGAGGAGGATGAGGAGCCTCGGCGCGGTCGCCGCAGGTCACCCCGGCCAGCGTCCATGTCGCCTCCAGggtcgaggtcgaggtcgaggtcgGCGTCACCTGCTATCAGCGGCTGA